TGATCCGGAGAGACGCAGAACCTCCAGCCGGGTTCCTACTAAAGGAACAACCAGACGAACTCCTCATGACGGGATGAGGTGAAGCATCTCAACCCACAAAACATCTCTGGAGCtgctcgaggggggggggggggtgggggcaccCCGAGCCTCCAGGGGGAGACAGACAccacgacctctgacctctctgctGCGTAGCGACTCAGGGAACacgcaaccacacacacaccagcagcagtttcacattttattacaaaataaaagcctctgaAGCCGTTCACGAGGGCGGGTCTGAACGGGCCCCGGCTCCGCCCAGACGCCGTTCACGAGGGCGGGTCTGAACGGGCCCCGGCTCCGCCCAGACGCCGTTCACGAGGGCGGGTCTGAACGGGCCCCGGCTCCGCCCAGACGCCGTTCACGAGGGCGGGTCTGAATGGGCCCCGGCTCCGCCCAGACGCCGTTCACGGGGGCGGGTCTGAACGGGCCCCGGCTCCGCCCAGACGCCGTTCACGGGGGCGGGTCTGAATGGGCCCCGGCTCCGCCCAGACGCCGTTCACGGGGGCGGGTCTGAATGGGCCCCGGCTCCGCCCAGACGCCGTTCACGGGGGCGGGTCTGAATGGGCCCCGGCTCCGCCCAGACGCCGTTCACGAGGGCGGGTCTGAACGGGCCCCGGCTCCGCCCAGACGCCGTTCACGGGGGCGGGTCTGAATGGGCCCCGGCTCCGCCCAGACGCCGTTCACGAGGGCGGGTCTGAACGGGCCCCGGCTCCGCCCAGACGCCGTTCACGAGGGCGGTCTGAGCGGGCCCCGGCTCCGCCCAGACGCCGCTGGTCTCAGGTCAGCTCGGTGAGGTGCCTCTTAACTGGATGCTTCCTGTCACGTGAGCAATGAAACACCTGAGCAGGTAGATCCCACTGAAGTGGAGggagctgcagagagacggGATGTAACCAATCACAAtcaaggaggaggatgaaacgGAATTATAGTTAACATCCTCTCAGAGCCGGTTTACccccaaccaatcagaggcggaggaggaggtcacCTGCCCCCCCGTTGTCTCGTCTCACCTGAGCAGCAGCGGCTGAGGGAAGCAGCCGCTGGTCTGGGTCAGAACCTCCTCCTGGAGGCTCATCAGGTTCCTCAGCAGCTTCCCGGCGCCACATTTGTCGATCTTGGTCACCACCATCTGCAGGAGAACACGCTCTGATtcaaccaggaggaggaggagtccgaCTGGAGGAGTCGCCCGCCTCCACGTCGTTCCCAGCATGCACGGTGACATCACAGGATGATGTCACGATGAGAAACAGGCCTGACGGCATAACGCACGTTTAATGAGTTAATGTAAACGGTTCCACCAGAACCGGAGCAGCCCGGAAGTCGGGATCCGGAACGCCGGTGAGTCGCTCCGGACTCAAGAAAGGAGAATCAAAGAGCCGTCTCGGCGTTCTCTTTACCACATACGGACGCCTGAACTCCTCACACATCTCCACGGCGACGAGGTCGGCCTTCTGAAGACCGACGCTGCCGTCGACCAGCAGGAACGTCCTCGCCAGGCTGGAGGAGACGGGAGCCGACAGAGATTACGCACCGCCACCTTGTGTTCATGACAAGCAATAGCAGCAACAGCAGTTAGCAAGTAGCAGCTAGCAGCggttagcagcagctagcagcggATAGCAGCGgttagcagcagcagatagATAATCATCTATGACCAGACCCTGCAGGCGTCCATTTTGAGTGCGAGGCCAATCCGATCTGTGCTCAGATATCAGATCCACATGCAGACGCGACCGCGGGGCGGGGCTGCTCACTTTTTCCTGGTTTCCAGGTACGGCTCCACGATATCCACGAAGTCTTCGGGCGCCCTGTGTCCGTACCCCGGCATGTCGACGACGGCGAAGGTTCTGCCCACCTTGAAGAAGTTCATCTTCTTTGTGTGACCCTGAGGTGGAACCACGAAGACAGATCTGCTCACTTGTAGCGgccgctaacattagcatttctGGTTTTCCATTATCTGTTCCGTTAGCATTTAATCCAGGATCGCCGGACGGACGACGCCCGTCGGACCCCGAGGCAGACGtttaccgtaattctcggtgtacaagccgctacttttttccaatattttgaaccttgcggtttatgcaacgacgcggcaaatttacgtatattttcccactttcgttacgagccgtgtttcgttaaagcctatttattttcgttacaaaattaacgcccgcccgcccggagggaaagccccgcttgcgcgtagctggggagatctgcgagaagggcccggcgctcgtccagagtcgccgccgccggaccgccgtacccggtccccgccgcctgtccgccatccgctacgcggcgtcggacgcgccg
This region of Brachionichthys hirsutus isolate HB-005 chromosome 12, CSIRO-AGI_Bhir_v1, whole genome shotgun sequence genomic DNA includes:
- the gtpbp8 gene encoding GTP-binding protein 8; amino-acid sequence: MLRLRFCPRLWPRTRVLSRVRCAHKLASLQNVATLPAKKVQGLLYPFSHLQDYLDRSVDTSRFQLFRPGLEDMVEAEKLFLSSPSHRIDYFTSAERMGHAPLLKQPEVCFIGRSNVGKSSLIRCLFSLSPEVEVRVSKTPGHTKKMNFFKVGRTFAVVDMPGYGHRAPEDFVDIVEPYLETRKNLARTFLLVDGSVGLQKADLVAVEMCEEFRRPYVMVVTKIDKCGAGKLLRNLMSLQEEVLTQTSGCFPQPLLLSSLHFSGIYLLRCFIAHVTGSIQLRGTSPS